From the Brassica napus cultivar Da-Ae chromosome A8, Da-Ae, whole genome shotgun sequence genome, one window contains:
- the LOC106429332 gene encoding uncharacterized protein LOC106429332, translated as MVTGDREGEASSAVDSDVGLSFVTSPIGSPVRLHPETAQCLKLDVAKIFVNVDLTRDLPMKMNFNIEGKEVLIEYTYPKLPMKCSICDLWGHSIKTCKNGKEIQIEKQQESLEEVEIVDKQKEIMNGIDMVQESPSEEVTGGLEVNKKVGNSKEGSKSMIKVDDKKVEEAVEKRNEWSEVTPGKASRSPGRRKLEFGSVTLLTNFRFSVLMPFVEQEEEALEQQDIEEQSEEQSEEDILKETDEEIPRRILPRVSKLNHRYLKGMEDEFYCSFVYGLNLAEERKELWSDLMAHQDSPIIKKSPWIVLGDFNEILSGLEHSVEDSGHDSQGMREFQDTVKYCSLLDMSYQGPRFTWCNKRENGIICKKLDRTLMNDEWLRKFPQSYCVFEAGGCSDHQRCRVVFKTSSFLKLRGFWDDTEPLFNSTSALFRLSKKLKAPKPVLKSLSREKVGEIIRKTREACKTLCDAQSKTLETPNKMNIHDEAVAYRRWVFLSALEEKVLSQRAKVHWLNVGDGNNKSFHRAATVREDFREVRVEELNGLLNYECIEEDRNMLMRRVTEEEVRKVVFSMDADKSPGPDGYTSEFFKASWGITGSDFVIAVQAFFDTGFQRRMMQYL; from the exons ATGGTCACCGGTGACAGAGAAGGAGAAGCCTCTAGTGCAGTCGATTCCGATGTGG GGTTGAGTTTTGTGACGAGTCCTATTGGCAGCCCAGTCAGATTACACCCAGAGACAGCTCAATGCTTGAAGCTTGATGTAGCAAAGATTTTTGTTAATGTAGACTTGACAAGAGATCTGCCAATGAAGATGAACTTCAACATTGAGGGAAAGGAAGTGTTGATTGAGTACACCTATCCGAAGCTTCCAATGAAATGTTCTATCTGCGATTTGTGGGGTCACTCAATAAAAACCTGTAAGAATGGTAAGGAAATTCAGATAGAGAAGCAACAAGAAAGTTTGGAGGAAGTGGAAATAGTGGATAAGCAGAAGGAGATAATGAATGGTATTGACATGGTGCAAGAGTCTCCTTCAGAGGAAGTTACTGGAGGGTTGGAAGTGAATAAGAAAGTTGGTAACTCAAAGGAAGGAAGTAAAAGTATGATAAAGGTGGATGATAAGAAAGTTGAGGAAGCGGTGGAGAAGAGAAATGAATGGTCAGAAGTTACTCCAGGAAAGGCTAGCCGCTCTCCTGGTCGAAGGAAATTGGAGTTTGGGTCGGTAACCTTACTTACCAACTTTAGATTCTCTGTTTTGATGCCATTTGTTGAGCAAGAGGAGGAGGCACTTGAGCAACAAGATATAGAGGAGCAGTCTGAAGAGCAATCTGAGGAAGATATCTTAAAGGAAACTGATGAAGAGATTCCTCGTCGAATACTGCCTAGAGTATCAAAACTCAATCATCGGTACCTCAAG GGAATGGAGGATGAGTTTTATTGTTCTTTTGTGTATGGGTTGAACTTGGCGGAAGAAAGAAAGGAGCTATGGAGCGATCTTATGGCTCATCAAGATTCTCCCATCATTAAGAAGTCTCCGTGGATTGTTTTGGGGGATTTCAATGAGATCCTAAGTGGGTTAGAGCATTCGGTAGAGGATTCTGGTCATGATTCTCAGGGGATGAGAGAGTTTCAGGACACGGTGAAGTACTGCTCTCTTCTAGACATGTCTTATCAAGGGCCTCGCTTTACCTGGTGCAATAAGAGGGAGAATGGAATTATCTGTAAGAAGCTGGATCGAACGCTAATGAATGATGAATGGTTGCGAAAGTTTCCTCAATCTTATTGTGTTTTCGAGGCGGGAGGGTGTTCTGATCACCAGAGATGCAGGGTTGTTTTCAAGACT AGTTCCTTTCTCAAGTTAAGGGGGTTTTGGGATGACACGGAGCCTTTATTCAATTCCACCTCGGCGTTGTTCAGATTGTCTAAGAAGTTGAAGGCTCCAAAGCCAGTCTTGAAAAGCTTAAGTAGAGAGAAGGTTGGCGAGATAATAAGGAAGACGAGGGAAGCGTGTAAGACTCTTTGTGATGCTCAATCTAAGACGTTGGAAACTCCTAATAAGATGAATATTCATGATGAAGCTGTGGCTTATAGAAGATGGGTTTTTCTGTCGGCACTGGAGGAAAAGGTACTAAGTCAGAGAGCTAAGGTGCACTGGTTGAATGTGGGGGATGGGAATAATAAGAGCTTTCATAGAGCGGCTACAGTAAGGGAG GATTTTAGAGAGGTCAGAGTGGAGGAGTTAAATGGTCTTCTAAACTATGAGTGTATTGAGGAAGATAGGAATATGCTTATGAGAAGGGTAACTGAAGAGGAAGTGAGAAAGGTTGTTTTTTCAATGGATGCAGACAAATCTCCGGGTCCGGATGGTTACACAAGCGAGTTCTTTAAAGCTTCTTGGGGTATCACAGGATCGGATTTTGTGATTGCAGTCCAAGCTTTCTTCGATACAGGATTCCAAAGAAGAATGATGCAGTATCTATGA
- the LOC125576889 gene encoding uncharacterized protein LOC125576889: protein MKDYRPISCCNVIYKVISKLLANRMKGLLPLFISLNQSAFVKDRLLMENVLLASELVKNYHNDSVTERCAMKIDVSKAFDSVQWSFLLKVLAALNFPEKFITWIKKCIELASFSVQINGELAGYFNSKRGLRQGCALSPYLFIVCMQVLSKLFDKAAVEKKIGYHPYCKDINLTHICFADDVLVFSDGKKTSIKGILAVFQEFSRVSGLNISLEKSTLYLAGVQAEDSEAIMEQFPFDSGFLPAGRLIELTGERWPMDLGIPINSSVESAIQLYRAKRHRAPVLQLIDKEVMRLRNKGLNNQEDLSLWRRENGDFKEDFSTAQTWNIIRTQAPKVPWFKGVWFSGATPRLSFMVWIAIHDRLATDDRISRWNPQAIVHCWLCQGHFENRDHLFFECGYSKEVWCELVKNLAGSRRIYEWLSVTREVVRGLRGKMETFLYRYCFQLAVSAIWRERNVRRVGESMLRRQLVSQPAWIGW, encoded by the exons ATGAAAGACTACCGTCCTATCTCATGCTGTAACGTGATCTACAAAGTAATCTCCAAGCTTCTAGCCAACAGGATGAAAGGTCTGCTTCCGCTTTTCATCTCTTTGAACCAGTCTGCGTTCGTTAAAGATCGTTTGCTTATGGAAAATGTTCTCTTAGCTTCAGAATTGGTGAAGAATTATCATAATGACTCGGTCACAGAGAGATGTGCAATGAAGATCGATGTTTCCAAAGCTTTTGACTCTGTTCAATGGTCTTTTCTGTTGAAGGTTTTGGCTGCATTGAACTTCCCGGAGAAATTTATTACTTGGATTAAGAAATGCATTGAATTAGCCTCTTTCTCAGTGCAGATAAATGGAGAGTTAGCGGGGTATTTTAACAGCAAGAGAGGATTACGCCAAGGCTGTGCTTTATCACCCTATCTCTTCATTGTTTGTATGCAAGTTCTCTCCAAGCTCTTTGATAAAGCTGCAGTAGAGAAGAAAATTGGCTATCACCCTTACTGCAAGGATATAAATCTGACGCATATTTGTTTTGCTGATGATGTTTTGGTGTTTTCAGACGGGAAGAAGACTTCTATTAAGGGTATATTAGCAGTCTTTCAAGAGTTTTCAAGGGTTTCTGGTCTGAACATTAGCTTGGAAAAATCAACTCTCTATTTGGCTGGAGTACAAGCAGAAGATAGTGAAGCTATAATGGAGCAATTCCCCTTTGATTCTGGGTTTTTACCG GCTGGGCGACTAATAGAGCTAACAGGGGAAAGATGGCCTATGGATCTTGGCATTCCCATAAATAGCTCAGTGGAGAGTGCTATTCAGCTCTATAGAGCTAAACGACATAGAGCCCCAGTTCTTCAATTGATTGATAAGGAAGTTATGAGGCTAAGGAATAAAGGTCTTAATAACCAGGAAGATCTAAGCCTTTGGAGGAGGGAGAATGGTGATTTCAAGGAGGATTTCTCAACTGCACAAACCTGGAATATCATCAGAACCCAAGCTCCAAAGGTTCCTTGGTTCAAAGGAGTTTGGTTCTCTGGTGCAACTCCTCGGCTTTCTTTCATGGTATGGATTGCTATACATGACAGATTGGCTACTGACGATCGGATAAGTAGATGGAATCCTCAGGCCATTGTTCATTGTTGGCTATGCCAAGGCCACTTTGAGAATAGAgatcatttgttttttgaatgtgGCTATTCAAAGGAGGTGTGGTGTGAACTTGTTAAGAATCTAGCAGGAAGCAGAAGGATTTATGAATGGTTAAGTGTGACCCGTGAAGTAGTGAGAGGGCTTCGGGGGAAGATGGAGACATTTCTTTATCGCTATTGTTTTCAGCTTgctgtctctgcgatttggagAGAGCGAAATGTAAGAAGAGTGGGGGAGAGCATGCTCAGACGGCAGCTTGTCTCACAGCCCGCCTGGATAGGATGGTAA